The following are encoded together in the Lathyrus oleraceus cultivar Zhongwan6 chromosome 3, CAAS_Psat_ZW6_1.0, whole genome shotgun sequence genome:
- the LOC127129293 gene encoding SPX domain-containing membrane protein At4g22990 produces the protein MLKYVMEILLAESSVITTYYFKWSTGTVAIFLAGLGLTVLPINIIVGSYVSNWFDDRQILLASEIMVLIGIVSAFHVIIPYSELQYICSGLLMFVSAEVLEGNILLVIFFSIFGNCRN, from the exons ATGCTCAAATATGTGATGGAGATTTTACTAGCAGAATCTAGTGTCATCACAACATACTACTTTAAGTGGTCAACTGGCACAGTTGCCATTTTTCTTGCTGGCCTTGGTTTGACAGTTCTTCCTATAAACATTATTGTTGGAAGCTATGTAAGCAACTGGTTTGACGACAG GCAAATTCTGTTGGCATCAGAAATCATGGTTTTAATTGGCATAGTCTCGGCCTTTCATGTAATCATTCCATACTCTGAGCTGCAGTACATCTGTTCAGGTCTTCTCATGTTTGTTTCTGCTGAAGTACTTGAAGGTAACATTTTACTAGTaattttcttttctatttttgGTAACTGCcgaaattga